GCGGCCGGGGTCCCCTGGCTGCCTCGGCTGCCCGACGACGTGGCGGCGCGAAACAGCACCGTCATAACCGAAATCGATCGCTCGAACCGCGTGGTACGCGGCGAGGATGGCGAAACCCACCCCTACGACGTTCTCGTGCTGGCCACCGGCGCGCGTACGGCGATACCGGACATGGCGGGAATTCGGGACCATGAAGGGGGGCTCTGCGAAGGAGTCCGCGGCGTGCGCGGGATCGAATCCCCTCCCGGGGTGGGCGAGGGTCCGTTCGTGGTGCTCGGCGGGGGGCCGCACGGCCTCGAAACGGCTTCGGCGCTCGGAAGGTGCGGTGCGGATACCACGCTGGTGCACCCGGGCGAGCACCCGCTGGACCGCGTGCTGGACGAGCGAGCGGGCGAAGCGCTGTCCGAGGCAGTGCGCGGGGCGGGCGTGACCCTGTTGACGGGGCGGCGAGCGAAAGCCGTGGAAAACGGCGAACTGCTGCTGGACGACGGAACCAGGCTGCCGTACTCCGAGCTTCTGCTGTGCACGGGAACCGTTCGTGAGACGTCGCTCGCGCGAGCGGCGGGTCTCGAAACCGGTCTCGGAATCGTCGTCGACGAACAGCTGCGCACTTCGGACGAGTGTATTCACGCGATCGGCGACTGCGTGGAACAGCACGGCGAGGTACCGCACGGAGCGGACGCCGCACGGCACCAGGCAGATGTCCTGGCCGAGCTGCTGACCGGAGGGCAAACCGGGTACCACCGGGGAGAACCGGTGATCCGCCCGAGAACCGCGGGGATCGAGCTGCTCGTGATCGGTTCACCGAACCGTTCCCCGGATGACGACTACGAGGAAGTGACGCTCTCCGACCCCGCGCGGACGAGGTACGCACGACTGGTGCTGCGAGGAGATCGCATCCACTCCGCCGTGCTGCTGGGATTCGACTCGGCGATCGCGGCGGTGCGACAACTGCACCACCGGGGGACCGAGTTACCCACCGACAAATTGGTACTGCTGTCGGGAGACACCACGGAATACGCCGAGTCCGACGAACTCCCGGAAAACGCGGTGATCTGCCACTGCAACAACGTCACCCGGGCCGACCTTTCCCGCGCCTGGGCGGACGGGGCCAGGGAGCTCGGCTCGTTGATCTCGGCAACGCGCGCCACAACCGGCTGCGGTACCTGCGAGAGCAGCGTGCGGAGCTTCTGCGCGGCGATGCCCGCTCCGAACCCCGAGACCGAAAAGGACGCGGCATGACACGCACGCTGGTCACGATCGGGTACGGCATGGTCGGTCACCGGCTGGTCGAGGAAATGCGCAGACGTGATCCGGAGCGCCTATGGCGCGTGGTGGTTCTCGGGGAGGAGGCCCGTCCCGCCTACGACCGAGTGTCACTCTCGTCTTACTTCGACGGCAGAAGAGCGGCGGATCTGACCCTCGCGGACTCGGGCATCGCGTCGGATCCGCGCGTCGAGCTACGACTCGACACCGGCGTGAGCACGATCGATCGCCAATCGCGAACGGTGACCTGCGCGGACGGTTCCACGATCGGCTACGACGCGCTGGTACTGGCCA
This portion of the Actinopolyspora lacussalsi genome encodes:
- a CDS encoding assimilatory nitrate reductase electron transfer subunit (product_source=KO:K00360; cath_funfam=3.50.50.60; cog=COG1251; ko=KO:K00360; pfam=PF04324,PF07992; superfamily=51905,55424), which gives rise to MNRIVIVGNGFAARRLARRLRDRGHKGGITVLGADPSRKRAMPGSAIDELAAAGVPWLPRLPDDVAARNSTVITEIDRSNRVVRGEDGETHPYDVLVLATGARTAIPDMAGIRDHEGGLCEGVRGVRGIESPPGVGEGPFVVLGGGPHGLETASALGRCGADTTLVHPGEHPLDRVLDERAGEALSEAVRGAGVTLLTGRRAKAVENGELLLDDGTRLPYSELLLCTGTVRETSLARAAGLETGLGIVVDEQLRTSDECIHAIGDCVEQHGEVPHGADAARHQADVLAELLTGGQTGYHRGEPVIRPRTAGIELLVIGSPNRSPDDDYEEVTLSDPARTRYARLVLRGDRIHSAVLLGFDSAIAAVRQLHHRGTELPTDKLVLLSGDTTEYAESDELPENAVICHCNNVTRADLSRAWADGARELGSLISATRATTGCGTCESSVRSFCAAMPAPNPETEKDAA